In Vitis vinifera cultivar Pinot Noir 40024 chromosome 17, ASM3070453v1, one genomic interval encodes:
- the LOC100247390 gene encoding wall-associated receptor kinase-like 8, translating to MIGSLLLHLISILCLTQASAAAPSSAKPGCEDRCGNYSIPYPFGVGKDCYYNEWFAISCNSSSSFPTPLLSHPRINLEVQQISVEYQTVSVQTPMPAYCQNQEETNRTWDSIDLKETPFFFSAERNSLRVIGCGNAVLVTRSGVTLAGCSSFCQNTSNNFVGNGGCFGINCCQATIPSNLNFFRLNTTATSYLSSESPCTFAALGNGFSTDQASPQQSWASIELTWMIEEAVEGSQCQKNTLNGAEVGNYTYYNCSCLPYEEGNPYRPHACQVPEVCKNCAECRKEADGSFSCVVRGSTSTSSTSPKPLILGLSFGIGGSVFLIIGSCWLYKFIKKQRVIKRKEHFFKRNGGLLLQQEMSSDRIAVEKTKIFSSEELAIATENFNKNRILGQGGQGTVYKGMLIDGKIVAIKKSKIVDEDQLEQFINEIMILSQINHRNIMKLLGCCLETEVPLLVFEFISNGTLFQLIHDKNNEFPFSWEMRLQIAAEVADAITYLHSASSVPIYHRDIKSSNILLDDKYKAKVSDFGISRSVSLGQTHLTTLVQGTFGYLDPEYFVTNHFTEKSDVYSFGVVLVELLTGQKPIPSTRSEEERSLVAYFTSSLEQGRLFDIIDNRVMKEGGKDEILAVANLASRCLHFKGKERPTMKEVTKELEHFRTSFLPFSHVPQNIHKGESMVTEMTGPLDSTSTSTEWFQHDKKSSSYDV from the exons atgattgggtcactgttgctCCATCTCATCTCGATACTATGCTTGACACAAGCATCGGCAGCTGCTCCATCTTCGGCTAAACCAGGCTGCGAAGATCGCTGCGGAAACTACTCCATCCCCTACCCTTTCGGCGTAGGCAAGGACTGCTACTATAACGAATGGTTCGCCATCAGCTGCAACAGTTCTTCTTCTTTCCCAACACCCCTCTTGAGTCATCCGAGGATCAATCTGGAGGTGCAGCAGATTTCAGTGGAATACCAAACTGTTTCAGTTCAAACTCCCATGCCTGCCTACTGCCAAAACCAGGAGGAGACCAACCGGACGTGGGACAGCATCGACTTGAAAGAAACCCCCTTCTTTTTCTCTGCAGAACGCAATAGTTTGAGGGTGATAGGGTGTGGGAACGCTGTCCTCGTCACCCGCAGTGGGGTTACCTTGGCGGGCTGCTCGTCCTTTTGCCAGAATACAAGTAACAATTTTGTTGGTAATGGTGGTTGCTTTGGCATCAACTGCTGCCAAGCCACAATCCCATCTAACCTCAATTTTTTCCGTCTAAATACTACTGCTACTTCTTATTTGAGCAGTGAGTCGCCTTGTACGTTTGCTGCCTTGGGAAACGGATTCTCAACGGATCAAGCCTCTCCCCAGCAATCTTGGGCTTCAATCGAACTGACCTGGATGATAGAAGAAGCAGTAGAGGGCAGTCAGTGTCAGAAGAACACATTGAACGGAGCGGAAGTGGGAAATTATACTTACTACAATTGCTCCTGTCTGCCTTACGAGGAAGGCAACCCTTATCGACCCCATGCTTGTCAAG TTCCGGAAGTATGCAAGAACTGCGCCGAATGTCGCAAGGAAGCCGATGGCAGTTTCTCTTGCGTGGTTAGAGGTTCAACTTCAACTTCATCCACTTCTCCAAAGCCTTTGATTCTAG GTCTCAGCTTTGGGATAGGAGGATCGGTATTTCTAATTATTGGTTCATGCTGGttgtataaatttataaagaaaCAAAGGGTTATCAAGCGCAAAGAACATTTCTTTAAACGAAATGGTGGTTTATTGTTGCAACAAGAAATGTCTTCGGATAGGATTGCTGTTGAGAAGACAAAAATTTTCTCTTCAGAAGAATTGGCAATAGCAACGGAAAACTTCAACAAGAATCGAATTCTTGGGCAAGGAGGACAAGGAACTGTATATAAAGGTATGTTAATTGATGGAAAAATCGTGGctattaaaaaatcaaagatagTTGATGAAGACCAATTGGAGCAATTCATTAATGAGATTATGATTTTATCACaaataaatcatagaaatatAATGAAGTTATTGGGTTGTTGCTTAGAAACCGAGGTTCCTCTATTAGTGTTTGAGTTCATCTCTAATGGAACTCTCTTCCAGCTTATCCATGATAAGAACAATGAATTTCCATTTTCATGGGAGATGCGATTGCAAATAGCAGCTGAAGTTGCCGATGCAATTACATATTTGCATTCAGCATCTTCCGTACCCATATATCATAGAGATATTAAGTCTTCAAACATACTTTTAGATGATAAATATAAAGCAAAAGTATCTGATTTTGGAATATCAAGGTCGGTCTCTTTAGGTCAAACCCACTTGACCACCCTCGTACAAGGAACCTTTGGCTACTTAGATCCAGAATATTTTGTAACAAATCACTTTACTGAAAAAAGTGATGTCTATAGTTTTGGCGTTGTCCTTGTTGAATTGTTAACCGGTCAGAAGCCAATTCCTTCAACAAGATCGGAAGAAGAAAGAAGCTTGGTTGCATATTTTACATCGTCACTGGAACAAGGTCGTCTATTCGATATCATTGATAATCGTGTTATGAAGGAGGGAGGAAAAGATGAGATCTTAGCCGTTGCTAACCTTGCAAGTCGATGCTTGCACttcaaaggaaaggaaagaccCACCATGAAAGAAGTAACAAAGGAGTTAGAACATTTCAGAACATCTTTTCTACCTTTCAGTCATGTACCACAAAATATCCACAAGGGTGAATCCATGGTAACTGAAATGACGGGGCCTTTGGATAGCACTTCTACATCGACAGAATGGTTTCAGCATGACAAGAAATCATCTTCATATGATGTATAG